One part of the Mya arenaria isolate MELC-2E11 chromosome 3, ASM2691426v1 genome encodes these proteins:
- the LOC128225945 gene encoding uncharacterized protein LOC128225945 → MTDFESLEGSPKRSWKETERIIPINPDDIVREMETLCSRKVQMPSAKLLIFQLGLVKDQEKINRIVTEQCQIAQSRRNFKFIREAKRYADNILTTECLKSLESIWGKSNQPIKKGNSCLSTDTGDDVFSSRDIRFLGNTVKSEPVDSFSVDSIVTPDEVIPNLLGDEDDMANDSLLNLEPKDLGGNHTTESISNDSLLDLEPKDLGGMHTTESNLDLEPNLLGGDERVETEINTSVPILDLEPQFLGEEEMVETEIKDSIDISSSQINETILPVKLESNILDEAMEVDMNNNINSNSNVIVISDDETSQDPQLLRDRTLRQRGPNTSVPNKGSKVRINDQSCPLSCGAFRNLRQHVEYHHLPKQFHQKNMNNSQMHNFRLESLFWLAEKIVSKRSIVKLYHYCQKTIWISRNVPITDEVKEWLELWKELENWDCPKHFQFNPINSWALVGHWRILLELIQTLSVEDRHQFRRNMPDTLEVTLTEGKRTVHSTNTDDAAVQLSTRSSTVQPISINTSTAPVQQVSSVPTNSEAMDNNFSVQQEIPVQTKPKAMDSHFHLDRSLFKLNLNKFSSTQDLINVSVGSILRNEVEVVGGIANFCDPKHFLGDYTHLGHGFSASVGIHPRNVSSIDSLPSILGKLDQQLKLANVVALGEVGLDHTEPEEKWENQEKVLVEVLSLVSIRTPVILHIRDQRDKEPGELYRRCLNLIKTSGNTARNQPFHLHCFTGTTETMRSWLSEFPNTYFGFTGMVWFFDNYQQAALQKVPQNRLLIETDSPYLKMSKAASMNNPKFIGDVAAEIAKCRNSTVKDICSMTMENTRRLYKL, encoded by the coding sequence ATGACAGATTTCGAGTCTTTGGAAGGGAGCCCAAAAAGGTCATGGAAAGAAACAGAACGGATAATTCCAATTAATCCCGATGATATTGTACGGGAAATGGAAACCTTATGTTCTCGCAAAGTACAGATGCCATCTGCCAAATTATTGATCTTTCAATTAGGTTTGGTCAAGGACCAAGAAAAGATTAATAGGATTGTTACAGAACAATGTCAGATTGCACAGAGTCGTAGAAATTTTAAGTTCATCCGTGAGGCCAAACGCTATGCAGATAATATTCTAACGAccgaatgtttaaaatcattggAATCAATTTGGGGAAAGAGTAACCAACCTATTAAAAAGGGAAACTCCTGTTTATCAACAGACACTGGTGATGACGTTTTTTCTAGTAGGGATATTCGCTTTTTGGGAAATACTGTTAAAAGTGAACCGGTGGACTCTTTCAGTGTTGACTCTATTGTTACCCCAGATGAAGTTATCCCAAATCTTTTGGGTGATGAAGATGATATGGCAAATGACTCACTATTGAATTTAGAACCCAAAGACTTGGGTGGAAATCATACAACTGAATCAATTTCAAATGACTCACTTTTGGATTTAGAACCCAAAGACCTGGGTGGAATGCATACAACTGAATCAAATTTAGATTTGGAACCCAATCTGTTGGGCGGTGACGAAAGAGTGGAAACTGAAATTAATACATCTGTTCCCATTTTGGATCTGGAACCCCAATTTTTGGGTGAAGAGGAGATGGTGGAAACTGAAATTAAAGACTCTATTGACATCTCGTCTAGTCAAATTAATGAGACAATACTACCTGTGAAATTAGAATCCAATATATTGGATGAAGCTATGGAGGTTGAcatgaataacaatataaactCAAACTCAAATGTAATAGTAATCTCAGATGATGAAACCAGTCAAGATCCACAACTTCTAAGAGATAGGACATTAAGACAGAGAGGACCCAATACTTCAGTTCCAAACAAAGGGTCAAAGGTGCGTATCAATGACCAATCGTGTCCACTGTCTTGTGGGGCTTTCAGAAATCTTCGTCAACACGTTGAGTATCATCATCTTCcaaaacaatttcatcaaaagaacatgaacaattcccaaatgcataattttaggCTTGAAAGTTTGTTTTGGCTCGCGGAGAAAATTGTTAGCAAACGTAGTATTGTCAAACTCtatcattattgtcaaaaaacaatttgGATTTCCAGGAATGTTCCTATTACAGATGAAGTGAAGGAGTGGTTGGAATTATGGAAAGAACTTGAAAATTGGGATTGTCCCAAACATTTCCAGTTTAACCCAATTAATTCTTGGGCACTGGTTGGACATTGGAGGATCCTTTTAGAACTTATCCAAACTCTGTCAGTTGAAGATAGGCATCAATTTCGTAGAAACATGCCAGACACTCTGGAAGTTACTCTAACTGAAGGAAAAAGAACAGTGCATTCTACAAACACAGACGACGCTGCAGTCCAACTTTCTACTCGTTCGTCTACAGTACAACCAATTTCTATAAACACTTCAACGGCACCGGTTCAACAAGTCAGTTCAGTGCCAACAAATTCTGAAGCCATGGACAACAATTTTTCTGTTCAACAAGAGATTCCAGTGCAAACCAAACCTAAAGCCATGGATAGTCATTTCCATTTAGACCGCTCACTGTTCaaactaaatttaaacaagttcagCTCTACCCAAGATTTGATAAATGTGTCTGTGGGTTCAATTCTAAGAAATGAAGTGGAAGTAGTAGGTGGaatagccaatttttgcgatcCCAAACACTTTTTGGGAGATTATACACATCTTGGGCATGGTTTTTCAGCCTCGGTAGGAATACATCCACGGAACGTTTCATCCATTGACAGTTTACCGTCAATTCTTGGTAAGTTAGATCAACAATTAAAACTTGCAAATGTTGTGGCTTTGGGTGAAGTAGGATTGGATCATACGGAACCAGAGGAGAAGTGGGAGAACCAAGAGAAGGTGTTGGTAGAAGTTTTAAGTTTGGTCTCAATCCGGACTCCCGTGATTCTACATATAAGAGATCAAAGGGACAAAGAACCTGGAGAATTATACCGAAGATGTTTGAATCTCATCAAAACTAGTGGGAACACTGCCAGAAATCAACCTTTTCATTTACATTGCTTTACTGGTACAACTGAGACCATGAGAAGTTGGCTGTCTGAATTTCCCAATACTTATTTTGGGTTTACTGGAATGGTCTGGTTCTTTGACAATTATCAGCAAGCAGCACTGCAGAAAGTACCACAGAATCGGTTATTAATTGAAACGGATTCTCCATAtctgaaaatgtcaaaagctgCAAGTATGAACAATCCCAAATTCATTGGGGATGTAGCTGCTGAAATAGCCAAATGTCGGAACTCGACCGTAAAAGACATATGTAGCATGACTATGGAAAATACCAGacgtttatacaaattataa